In one Aquila chrysaetos chrysaetos chromosome 24, bAquChr1.4, whole genome shotgun sequence genomic region, the following are encoded:
- the AVPR1B gene encoding vasopressin V1b receptor has translation MEPGWGWNSTHRSRSGHSHEMLSPQALAGDPNLTLLYTRDEELAKAEIGVLATILAVATVGNVGVLLAMYRLRKKMSRMHLFILHLGLTDLGVALFQVLPQMIWEVTYRFLGPDPLCRAVKYLQVLSMFASTYMLIMMTLDRYMAVCHPLHTLQQPSRQAYVMIGATWLLSCLLSLPQIFIFSLREVRQGSGVLDCWADFRYPWGARAYITWTTLCIFILPVSILTVCYSLICYEICKNLKGKTQSGAPSSGGPAAAAPPAPCSSEKSGQCPSGQPSRVSSVRTISRAKIRTVKMTFVIVVAYVACWAPFFSMQMWSVWDEDAPDDESTNVAFTITMLLASLSSCCNPWIYMFFSGHLLQDAARCLSCWGGPRPGLRRQASTGSLCSRKTTILSHSHHASPASLPLHGGSTKDFYPPCEEAVTESGTL, from the exons ATGGAGCCAGGATGGGGCTGGAACAGCACTCATCGCAGCCGGTCTGGGCACAGCCATGAGATGCTGAGCCCCCAGGCCCTGGCAGGGGACCCCAACCTGACCCTTTTGTACACCCGGGATGAGGAGCTGGCCAAGGCAGAGATCGGGGTGCTGGCCACCATCCTGGCCGTAGCGACCGTAGGCAACGTGGGGGTGCTGCTGGCGATGTACCGCCTGAGGAAGAAGATGAGCCGGATGCATCTCTTCATCTTGCACCTGGGGCTGACCGACCTGGGCGTTGCGCTCTTCCAGGTGCTGCCGCAGATGATTTGGGAGGTGACGTACCGCTTCCTGGGCCCAGACCCTCTCTGCAGGGCGGTCAAGTACCTGCAGGTGCTGAGCATGTTCGCCTCCACCTACATGCTCATCATGATGACGCTGGACCGCTACATGGCCGTGTGCCACCCGCTGCacaccctgcagcagcccagccgCCAGGCCTATGTGATGATCGGGGCTACGTGGCTgctcagctgcctgctcagcctGCCCCAGATCTTCATCTTCTCCCTGCGGGAGGTGCGCCAGGGCTCGGGGGTGCTGGACTGCTGGGCAGACTTCAGGTACCCATGGGGAGCCCGAGCCTACATCACCTGGACCACACTGTGCATCTTCATCCTGCCCGTCAGCATCCTCACCGTCTGCTACAGCCTCATCTGCTACGAGATCTGCAAGAACCTCAAGGGCAAGACCCAGAGTGGTGCCCCCAGCTCGGGgggtcctgcagcagctgcccctcctgctccctgctcctccgAGAAGAGCGGGCAATGCCCCAGCGGGCAGCCCTCACGGGTAAGCAGCGTGCGGACCATCTCCCGTGCCAAGATCCGCACGGTGAAGATGACCTTTGTCATTGTGGTGGCCTACGTCGCCTGCTGGGCACCGTTTTTTAGCATGCAGATGTGGTCGGTGTGGGACGAGGATGCTCCTGATGATG AGTCCACCAACGTGGCTTTCACCATCACCATGCTGCTGGCCagcctcagcagctgctgcaacCCCTGGATTTACATGTTCTTCAGCGGGCACCTGCTCCAGGACGCAGCACGCTGCCTGTCCTGCTGGggcggcccccggcccgggcTGCGGAGACAGGCTTCCACCGGGagcctctgcagcaggaaaaccaCGATCCTGAGCCACAGCCACCACGCCAGCCCCGCCAGCCTCCCCCTGCACGGGGGCAGCACCAAGGACTTCTACCCACCCTGCGAGGAGGCGGTGACCGAGTCGGGCACGCTCTAG
- the RHEX gene encoding regulator of hemoglobinization and erythroid cell expansion protein: protein MGHTGSSSPRDPRHVHSGLAASLCPLPRPPALRWASRRPPRRLAGRMSTCEWWVLAAISAVTLILYALLLLTLYIMLSRKIASHSCSKQASSSPAAQPQQPLTSSAGGEGVQRPTYMGSSDTSSETSDDSDSSPSSPQGPRSEKLNYTSLVFPGKGCGPGSTSDYENMKTGADYVNVDPKKKKADFWTCSSPVASKSIEYTEVKL from the exons GGCTAGCTGCCtctctctgtcccctcccaagaccTCCAGCGCTTCGCTGGGCGTCACGCCGACCGCCGAGGCGCCTCGCAGGGAGGATGAGCACTTGCGAGTG GTGGGTGCTTGCTGCCATCTCAGCTGTCACCTTGATCCTATACGCTCTCCTCTTGCTGACACtttacatcatgctcagcagGAAAATAG CCAGCCATTCCTGCAGCAAGCAGGcgagcagcagccctgcagcacagccccagcagcctctGACCTCTTCAGCGGGAGGGGAAGGGGTACAAAGACCGACCTACATGG GGAGCAGCGACACGTCTTCAGAGACCTCGGATGACTCGGAcagcagcccctccagcccgcAG GGCCCTCGCTCAGAAAAGCTCAATTACACCTCCCTGGTTTTCCCGGGGAAAGGCTGCGGGCCAGGCTCCACCAGCGACTACGAGAACATGAAGACCGGGGCGGACTACGTCAACGTGGAcccaaagaagaagaaagcagatttctggacctgctccagccCCGTGGCATCCAAGTCCATCGAGTACACCGAGGTGAAGCTGTGA
- the CTSE gene encoding cathepsin E isoform X2, translated as MKHLLLLAMLCLSLASSLKRVTLKRYPSLRKLLRDRGQLSHFWKAHRLDMVQYSEDCTAFTEANEPLINYLDMEYFGQISIGTPPQNFTVIFDTGSSNLWVPSVYCVSKACATHTKFQPSQSSTYQAVGTPFSIQYGTGSLTGVIGSDQVVVEGLTVSNQQFAESVSEPGKTFLDAEFDGILGLAYPSLAVDGVTPVFDNMIAQNLVELPMFSVYLSTNPESSLGGELLFGGFDPSRFTGTLNWVPVTQQGYWQIQLDNIQLDGTVAFCVSGCQAIVDTGTSLITGPTKDIKELQSYIGATPVDGEYAVECSNLNVMPDVTFTINGLPYTLSAQAYTLTEYSDNMAFCTSGFQGLDIAPPAGPLWILGDVFIRQFYSVFDRGNNRVGLAPATP; from the exons ATgaagcacctcctcctccttgccatGCTCTGCCTTTCCTTGGCCAGCAGCTTGAAAAG GGTGACCCTGAAGCGGTACCCCTCCCTGAGGAAGTTGCTGCGGGACCGCGGGCAGCTCTCCCACTTCTGGAAAGCCCACAGGCTGGACATGGTCCAGTACAGCGAGGACTGCACTGCCTTCACGGAGGCCAACGAGCCCCTCATCAACTACCTGGAC ATGGAGTATTTTGGGCAGATCTCCATTGGGACCCCCCCGCAGAACTTCACCGTGATATTCGACACGGGCTCCTCCAACCTCTGGGTGCCATCCGTCTACTGCGTCAGCAAAGCCTGCG CTACGCACACCAAGTTTCAGCCGTCACAGTCCAGCACGTACCAGGCGGTAGGGACCCCCTTCTCCATCCAGTACGGCACCGGCAGTCTGACGGGGGTCATCGGATCTGACCAAGTAGTC GTTGAGGGCCTCACCGTGAGCAACCAGCAGTTTGCAGAGAGCGTCAGTGAGCCAGGAAAAACCTTCCTGGATGCCGAATTTGACGGGATCCTGGGGCTGGCTTACCCCTCGCTGGCCGTGGACGGGGTGACCCCCGTCTTTGACAACATGATAGCACAAAATCTGGTGGAGCTGCCCATGTTCTCCGTCTACCTGAGCAC gaATCCTGAATCCTCCCTGGGAGGAGAACTGCTTTTTGGTGGCTTTGACCCCTCTCGCTTCACGGGGACCCTGAACTGGGTGCCGGTCACCCAGCAAGGGTACTGGCAGATCCAGTTGGACAA catccAGCTGGATGGGACAGTGGCTTTCTGCGTGAGCGGCTGCCAGGCCATCGTGGACACCGGGACGTCGCTCATCACAGGTCCCACCAAGGATATAAAAGAATTGCAAAGCTATATTGGTGCCACACCTGTGGATGGAGAG TACGCCGTGGAGTGCAGCAACCTCAACGTGATGCCCGACGTGACCTTCACCATCAACGGGCTCCCCTACACGCTCAGTGCCCAGGCCTACACCCTCACG GAGTACAGCGACAACATGGCCTTCTGCACCAGTGGCTTCCAGGGGCTGGACATTGCCCCTCCTGCCGGACCCCTCTGGATTTTGGGTGACGTTTTCATCCGTCAGTTTTACTCCGTCTTTGACCGTGGAAATAACAGGGTGGGGTTGGCCCCTGCCACCCCTTAG
- the CTSE gene encoding cathepsin E isoform X1: MGTAGHRQHPWPWVGDQDPCSPRVTLKRYPSLRKLLRDRGQLSHFWKAHRLDMVQYSEDCTAFTEANEPLINYLDMEYFGQISIGTPPQNFTVIFDTGSSNLWVPSVYCVSKACATHTKFQPSQSSTYQAVGTPFSIQYGTGSLTGVIGSDQVVVEGLTVSNQQFAESVSEPGKTFLDAEFDGILGLAYPSLAVDGVTPVFDNMIAQNLVELPMFSVYLSTNPESSLGGELLFGGFDPSRFTGTLNWVPVTQQGYWQIQLDNIQLDGTVAFCVSGCQAIVDTGTSLITGPTKDIKELQSYIGATPVDGEYAVECSNLNVMPDVTFTINGLPYTLSAQAYTLTEYSDNMAFCTSGFQGLDIAPPAGPLWILGDVFIRQFYSVFDRGNNRVGLAPATP; encoded by the exons ATGGGGACTGCAGGACATCGGCAGCATCCATGGCCATGGGTCGGTGACCAGGACCCTTGCTCCCCCAGGGTGACCCTGAAGCGGTACCCCTCCCTGAGGAAGTTGCTGCGGGACCGCGGGCAGCTCTCCCACTTCTGGAAAGCCCACAGGCTGGACATGGTCCAGTACAGCGAGGACTGCACTGCCTTCACGGAGGCCAACGAGCCCCTCATCAACTACCTGGAC ATGGAGTATTTTGGGCAGATCTCCATTGGGACCCCCCCGCAGAACTTCACCGTGATATTCGACACGGGCTCCTCCAACCTCTGGGTGCCATCCGTCTACTGCGTCAGCAAAGCCTGCG CTACGCACACCAAGTTTCAGCCGTCACAGTCCAGCACGTACCAGGCGGTAGGGACCCCCTTCTCCATCCAGTACGGCACCGGCAGTCTGACGGGGGTCATCGGATCTGACCAAGTAGTC GTTGAGGGCCTCACCGTGAGCAACCAGCAGTTTGCAGAGAGCGTCAGTGAGCCAGGAAAAACCTTCCTGGATGCCGAATTTGACGGGATCCTGGGGCTGGCTTACCCCTCGCTGGCCGTGGACGGGGTGACCCCCGTCTTTGACAACATGATAGCACAAAATCTGGTGGAGCTGCCCATGTTCTCCGTCTACCTGAGCAC gaATCCTGAATCCTCCCTGGGAGGAGAACTGCTTTTTGGTGGCTTTGACCCCTCTCGCTTCACGGGGACCCTGAACTGGGTGCCGGTCACCCAGCAAGGGTACTGGCAGATCCAGTTGGACAA catccAGCTGGATGGGACAGTGGCTTTCTGCGTGAGCGGCTGCCAGGCCATCGTGGACACCGGGACGTCGCTCATCACAGGTCCCACCAAGGATATAAAAGAATTGCAAAGCTATATTGGTGCCACACCTGTGGATGGAGAG TACGCCGTGGAGTGCAGCAACCTCAACGTGATGCCCGACGTGACCTTCACCATCAACGGGCTCCCCTACACGCTCAGTGCCCAGGCCTACACCCTCACG GAGTACAGCGACAACATGGCCTTCTGCACCAGTGGCTTCCAGGGGCTGGACATTGCCCCTCCTGCCGGACCCCTCTGGATTTTGGGTGACGTTTTCATCCGTCAGTTTTACTCCGTCTTTGACCGTGGAAATAACAGGGTGGGGTTGGCCCCTGCCACCCCTTAG
- the RAB7B gene encoding ras-related protein Rab-7b — protein MSRCGAPQPPSPGGEQAGISAGAGRPFLDPPLSSLPSPGRRLERSREPWPPGRRMPRQGLSMDASKKVDLKIIIIGALGVGKTSLLHQYVHKTFYEDYRTTLGASILTKVLAVDNTPLKLQIWDTGGQERFRSMVSTFYKGSDGCVLAFDVTDRESFESLDNWRDDFLEKVIPREQDFPMVVLGNKIDICDRQVPKEIASTWCKEKDIPYFEVSAKNNINVAEAFETLAKQALTTHKGIFESYLTDSIKLTPNDKPKKSCC, from the exons ATGTCACGGTGCGGGGCCCCACAGCCGCCTTCCCCGGGCGGCGAGCAGGCGGGAATCAGCGCCGGAGCCGGCCGCCCTTTCCTGGATCCTCCTCTTTCGTCTCTTCCCTCCCCGGGACGCAGGCTGGAAAGGAGCCGAGAGCCTTGGCCGCCCGGCAGACGGATGCCCCGGCAG GGCTTGTCCATGGATGCCAGCAAGAAGGTGGATCTGAAGATAATTATCATAGGAGCTCTGGG CGTGGGCAAAACCTCCCTCCTGCACCAGTATGTGCACAAGACTTTTTACGAAGATTACCGCACCACGCTGGGCGCCAGCATCCTGACCAAAGTCCTCGCAGTGGACAACACCCCCCTGAAACTGCAG ATCTGGGACACAGGGGGACAAGAGCGATTCCGGTCCATGGTGTCAACCTTTTACAAAGGCTCGGATGGCTGCGTGCTGGCCTTCGACGTGACAGACAGGGAGTCATTTGAGTCCCTAGACAACTGGAGAGATGACTTTCTGGAGAAGGTCATCCCAAGGGAGCAAGATTTCCCCATGGTCGTGTTGGGGAACAAAATAGACATCTGCGATCGGCAG GTACCCAAGGAGATTGCCTCAACCTGGTGCAAGGAGAAAGACATCCCTTATTTTGAAGTCAGTGCCAAGAACAACATCAACGTTGCAGAGGCTTTCGAGACCCTCGCAAAGCAGGCGTTAACAACG